One genomic segment of Pelagerythrobacter marensis includes these proteins:
- a CDS encoding LD-carboxypeptidase, producing MTRIAICAPGKRLEREYADAVIDLAAGRAGLDLVFHRQCFARHGHFAGDDATRLAALLECADDPDIDAVWFAHGGYGSNRIAAEAVTRMGPSARGKAFLGYSDTGYLLAALYRAGIGRPVHGPMVADIRRDGGDAAVGRALDWLCGEEGGLEATLDERPTAAFNLMTLAMLCGTDLMPDLAGHVVMVEEVSEHLYAIDRLFFHVTQHLSGIAGLRLGRITDVPENDRPFGTSEEDIARYWCDRAGIPYLGFADIGHDGANKIVPFGLARAPGRA from the coding sequence ATGACACGCATTGCGATTTGTGCGCCGGGCAAGCGGCTGGAACGGGAATACGCCGATGCCGTGATCGATCTGGCCGCGGGTCGCGCCGGTCTCGATCTGGTGTTTCACCGGCAATGCTTTGCGCGCCATGGCCACTTCGCCGGGGACGATGCAACGCGGCTTGCGGCCCTGCTGGAATGTGCCGACGATCCCGATATCGACGCGGTATGGTTCGCTCACGGTGGATATGGCTCCAATCGCATAGCGGCAGAAGCTGTGACGCGCATGGGGCCGTCCGCACGGGGCAAGGCGTTCCTGGGCTATTCCGATACCGGCTATCTGCTCGCCGCGCTCTACCGGGCGGGTATCGGGCGGCCAGTGCATGGACCGATGGTGGCCGACATCCGCCGCGACGGCGGCGATGCTGCCGTGGGCCGTGCCCTCGACTGGCTCTGCGGCGAGGAAGGCGGCCTCGAAGCGACGCTGGACGAACGCCCGACAGCGGCCTTCAATCTCATGACTCTGGCCATGCTCTGCGGCACCGACCTTATGCCCGACCTGGCTGGGCACGTGGTCATGGTGGAAGAGGTGTCGGAGCATCTTTATGCGATCGACCGCCTGTTCTTTCATGTCACGCAGCATCTGTCGGGCATTGCCGGCCTGAGGCTCGGCAGGATCACCGATGTTCCCGAGAACGACCGGCCCTTCGGCACGAGCGAAGAGGATATTGCACGATACTGGTGCGACCGGGCGGGTATCCCTTACCTTGGCTTTGCCGATATCGGGCACGACGGTGCCAACAAGATCGTGCCCTTCGGGCTTGCCCGCGCGCCCGGCCGCGCATAG
- the fabG gene encoding 3-oxoacyl-[acyl-carrier-protein] reductase, with the protein MFSLEGKTALVTGASGGIGSAIAYALARQGARLALSGSNSGKLRAFREQINDEVGGDHVEITCDLSNTTQVEELVPATIDTLGQIDILVNNAGVTRDNLAMRMKDEEWDAVMRINLEAAFRLMRAAARPMMKARQGRIVSITSVVGTTGNPGQMNYSAAKAGLVGMSKSLAQELASRGITVNCVAPGFIRTAMTDQLPDAQKDALNARIPMGRMGEGGDIGAAVAYLASDEAAYVTGQTLHVNGGMAMLS; encoded by the coding sequence ATGTTTTCGCTCGAAGGAAAGACGGCCCTTGTCACCGGTGCGAGCGGGGGGATTGGATCGGCGATCGCCTATGCCCTGGCTCGGCAGGGCGCGCGCCTTGCGCTCAGCGGTTCGAACAGCGGAAAACTGCGCGCCTTCCGCGAGCAGATCAACGATGAAGTCGGGGGCGATCATGTAGAGATTACCTGCGACCTGTCGAACACGACACAGGTGGAAGAACTGGTTCCCGCCACGATCGATACGCTGGGCCAGATCGATATCCTGGTGAACAACGCCGGCGTGACGCGCGACAACCTCGCCATGCGGATGAAGGACGAGGAATGGGACGCGGTAATGCGGATCAATCTGGAAGCTGCGTTCCGCCTGATGCGGGCTGCGGCCCGGCCGATGATGAAGGCCCGGCAGGGGCGCATCGTCAGCATCACCAGCGTCGTGGGCACCACGGGCAATCCGGGGCAGATGAACTATTCCGCAGCCAAGGCGGGGCTGGTCGGCATGTCGAAAAGCCTGGCGCAGGAGCTTGCAAGCCGGGGCATCACGGTCAATTGCGTCGCACCGGGCTTCATTCGCACGGCGATGACCGACCAGTTGCCCGATGCCCAGAAAGACGCATTGAACGCGCGTATTCCGATGGGCCGGATGGGCGAGGGGGGCGATATCGGCGCGGCCGTGGCCTATCTCGCAAGCGACGAAGCCGCTTACGTCACGGGGCAGACGCTCCACGTAAATGGCGGCATGGCGATGCTTTCCTGA
- the fabD gene encoding ACP S-malonyltransferase, translating to MRAFVFPGQGSQKVGMGADLADASPAAREVFEEVDEALSQNLSKIMRDGPEDQLTLTENAQPAIMANSIATLRVLEREFGVKLADKGDCVAGHSLGEYSALCAVGAFSLADTARLLKLRGQAMQAAVPVGEGAMCALLGADLEKAQALADAAAEGEVCQVANDNDPGQVVLSGHKAAIERAVAMVKDHGIKRGVLLPVSAPFHCDLMRPAADAMAEALERTAPGAFTLPVYANVTASEVSDPAQERRLLVEQVTGRVRWRESVQAMRAAGAESFIELGGKVLGPMIGRIDKEAQAVSVIAMADIEALAKEIG from the coding sequence ATGCGAGCATTCGTTTTTCCCGGCCAGGGCAGCCAGAAAGTCGGCATGGGTGCCGACCTTGCCGATGCCAGCCCCGCCGCGCGTGAGGTATTCGAAGAAGTCGACGAAGCGCTGTCGCAGAACTTGTCGAAGATCATGCGGGATGGGCCGGAAGATCAGCTTACCCTGACTGAAAACGCGCAACCGGCGATCATGGCGAATTCGATTGCCACGCTTCGCGTGCTGGAGCGGGAGTTCGGCGTGAAGCTGGCCGACAAGGGCGATTGCGTAGCGGGGCATTCGCTGGGCGAGTATTCCGCATTGTGCGCGGTCGGCGCCTTCTCGCTTGCCGACACCGCGCGTCTGCTCAAGCTGCGCGGGCAGGCCATGCAGGCAGCCGTTCCGGTGGGAGAGGGCGCAATGTGTGCGCTGCTCGGCGCCGACCTGGAGAAGGCACAGGCCCTGGCAGACGCCGCCGCTGAGGGTGAGGTGTGCCAGGTGGCCAACGATAACGATCCCGGCCAGGTCGTGCTTTCGGGGCACAAGGCCGCGATAGAACGCGCCGTGGCGATGGTGAAAGATCACGGCATCAAGCGGGGCGTGCTTCTGCCGGTCTCCGCCCCTTTCCATTGCGATCTCATGCGTCCGGCAGCCGATGCGATGGCCGAAGCGCTGGAAAGGACTGCCCCGGGTGCTTTCACCCTGCCGGTATACGCCAATGTCACAGCCAGCGAGGTGAGCGACCCCGCGCAGGAACGGCGGCTGCTGGTCGAACAGGTCACCGGGCGCGTGCGCTGGCGCGAAAGCGTTCAGGCCATGCGCGCCGCCGGCGCGGAAAGCTTCATCGAACTGGGCGGAAAGGTTCTCGGCCCAATGATCGGCCGTATCGACAAGGAAGCCCAGGCCGTCAGCGTGATTGCGATGGCAGATATCGAAGCGCTCGCGAAGGAGATCGGATAA
- a CDS encoding anthranilate synthase component I family protein: MAHVASGLCNAESAAAALAADRPALVWRKVVADTQTPVGAALKLFEQERGDFLLESVEGGEVRGRYSLLGLDPDLVFRAQGNVAAINSAWRHDRDAFTDCPGGALEELRALVERCRIDVPAELPPALACLVGYFGYETIGLVEKLPRAPASPLALPDMLFVRPTVLLVFDNLGDELFCIAPLWAGDAAPTAAIADAEERIDEVLRKLAGPAPAEPRASALPDMALSPVTAADDYAANVARAKEYIAAGDIFQVVLAQRFTCPFPLPPISLYRALRRVNPSPFLYFLDLPGFAVVGSSPEILVRVRGAPGSPKEVTIRPIAGTRPRGATPEADRAAEASLLADPKERAEHLMLLDLGRNDVGRVAKQATVEVTDSFTVERYSHVMHIVSNVVGQLDPTHDTLDAMFAGFPAGTVSGAPKIRACEIIAGLEPETRGAYAGGVGYFAPDGSVDSCIVLRTGVLKDGMLHVQAGAGIVADSEAEYEQRECEAKASALLAAAREAARIAQEPGFGQ, translated from the coding sequence GTGGCGCACGTCGCCTCCGGTCTCTGCAACGCCGAATCCGCCGCCGCCGCGCTGGCGGCGGACCGGCCTGCGCTCGTCTGGCGGAAAGTGGTTGCCGATACGCAAACCCCCGTCGGCGCGGCGCTGAAACTGTTCGAACAGGAGCGTGGCGACTTCCTGCTCGAATCGGTCGAAGGGGGCGAAGTCCGCGGGCGCTACAGTCTGCTCGGTCTCGATCCCGATCTCGTCTTCCGCGCACAAGGGAACGTGGCGGCGATCAATTCGGCCTGGCGCCATGACCGCGATGCTTTCACCGATTGCCCCGGGGGGGCGCTGGAAGAACTGCGAGCACTGGTCGAACGCTGCCGGATCGACGTTCCCGCCGAACTGCCGCCGGCGCTTGCCTGTCTGGTCGGGTATTTCGGATACGAAACCATCGGCCTGGTCGAAAAACTGCCACGCGCGCCGGCCAGTCCGCTTGCGCTGCCCGACATGCTGTTCGTCCGCCCGACGGTCCTGCTGGTGTTCGACAATCTGGGCGACGAGCTGTTCTGCATTGCGCCGCTCTGGGCCGGAGATGCCGCCCCCACTGCCGCAATCGCCGATGCGGAAGAACGGATCGACGAAGTCCTGCGCAAGCTCGCCGGCCCCGCTCCCGCAGAACCGCGCGCGAGCGCATTGCCGGATATGGCACTTTCTCCGGTGACTGCGGCAGACGATTATGCCGCCAATGTCGCCAGGGCGAAGGAATACATCGCGGCCGGCGACATATTCCAGGTCGTCCTCGCGCAGCGGTTCACCTGCCCCTTCCCCCTCCCGCCGATATCGCTCTATCGCGCGCTGCGGCGGGTCAATCCCTCGCCCTTCCTCTATTTCCTCGACTTGCCCGGTTTCGCCGTAGTCGGCTCCAGTCCGGAGATTCTTGTCCGCGTCCGCGGCGCCCCGGGTTCGCCCAAGGAAGTGACCATTCGTCCGATAGCAGGCACGCGTCCGCGCGGCGCCACGCCGGAAGCCGATCGCGCTGCCGAAGCCAGCCTGCTTGCCGATCCCAAGGAACGGGCGGAGCACCTGATGCTGCTCGATCTGGGGCGCAACGATGTCGGGCGTGTGGCCAAACAGGCAACGGTGGAAGTAACCGACAGCTTCACGGTCGAACGCTACAGCCATGTGATGCACATCGTCAGCAATGTCGTCGGGCAACTCGATCCGACTCATGATACGCTCGATGCCATGTTCGCCGGCTTTCCCGCCGGAACCGTGAGCGGAGCTCCCAAGATCCGCGCTTGCGAGATCATCGCCGGGCTGGAACCCGAAACGCGCGGGGCCTATGCCGGCGGGGTCGGATACTTCGCCCCCGACGGGTCGGTCGACAGCTGCATCGTCCTGCGCACCGGGGTGCTCAAGGATGGCATGCTGCATGTCCAGGCCGGCGCCGGGATCGTCGCGGATAGCGAGGCCGAATACGAGCAGCGCGAATGCGAAGCGAAGGCCAGCGCGCTTCTCGCCGCCGCGCGTGAGGCTGCGCGGATTGCGCAGGAACCGGGGTTCGGACAGTGA
- the tpiA gene encoding triose-phosphate isomerase, which translates to MAERPYIVGNWKMNGTRAMLAQARAIDRAAQNLMKVEVALAPPFTLIHATHREVEQIGVGAQDCHPADDGAHTGDISATMAADAGAKFVILGHSERRQNHGETDALVRAKAQAALAASLRVIMCCGETEDVRDAGNAVEHVIAQLKASLPETLDRPAEMLTVAYEPVWAIGTGRTPTVEDIGTMHREIRNLLVNLLGEEDGAAVRILYGGSVKAENARELLAADEVGGALVGGASLTAESFMGIVIAAAEVYES; encoded by the coding sequence ATGGCCGAACGGCCCTACATCGTTGGAAACTGGAAGATGAACGGCACGCGGGCCATGCTGGCTCAGGCGCGTGCCATCGACCGTGCGGCGCAAAACCTGATGAAAGTCGAAGTTGCGCTGGCACCGCCTTTCACGCTGATTCACGCCACCCACCGCGAAGTGGAGCAGATCGGCGTCGGCGCCCAGGACTGCCATCCGGCGGACGATGGGGCCCATACCGGGGACATTTCCGCCACGATGGCCGCGGATGCGGGGGCGAAGTTCGTCATCCTGGGGCACAGCGAACGGCGCCAGAATCATGGTGAGACCGACGCTCTCGTTCGGGCGAAGGCGCAGGCCGCGCTCGCCGCGAGCTTGCGAGTGATCATGTGCTGCGGCGAAACGGAGGATGTGCGCGACGCCGGAAATGCGGTCGAACACGTCATTGCCCAGTTGAAGGCGTCGCTGCCCGAAACGCTCGATCGGCCTGCCGAAATGCTGACCGTCGCGTACGAACCCGTGTGGGCGATCGGCACCGGGCGGACTCCCACTGTGGAGGATATCGGCACGATGCACCGCGAAATCCGCAACCTTCTGGTGAACCTTCTCGGCGAGGAAGACGGCGCTGCCGTTCGTATCCTTTACGGCGGGTCGGTGAAGGCGGAAAATGCGCGCGAACTGCTCGCCGCTGACGAAGTGGGCGGCGCGCTGGTCGGCGGGGCCAGCCTGACGGCGGAAAGCTTCATGGGCATCGTGATCGCCGCTGCGGAAGTTTACGAGAGCTAG
- the pip gene encoding prolyl aminopeptidase, with amino-acid sequence MDYERTLYPEIEPYDSGMLDVGEGHTLYWERVGTPGAKPAVFLHGGPGGGMSANHRRQWDPELYDVLLFDQRGCGKSLPFAEIEHNDTWRIVEDIERLRTMCGHEKWQVFGGSWGATLALAYAQAYPDRTSELVLRGVFLGRRKEKAWLYSYGASEIMAEQWDAFSGLIPADERDDLVAAYHRRLTSDDEQIRLAAAREWSLWEGSVATLLPDESLLDTFADPSKALPFARICARFFLQDFFLEEGQLLANADRLKGIPGIIVQGRHDICTPPTSAWALKKAWPEADLWIVHDGGHSASEPGIVDGLVRATDRFAGKAA; translated from the coding sequence ATGGACTACGAACGCACGCTCTATCCAGAGATTGAGCCATACGACAGCGGCATGCTGGACGTCGGCGAAGGCCATACCCTTTACTGGGAGCGGGTCGGCACGCCGGGGGCCAAGCCGGCGGTGTTCCTGCACGGCGGACCGGGCGGCGGGATGAGCGCCAACCATCGCCGCCAGTGGGACCCGGAGCTGTACGACGTCCTCCTGTTCGACCAGCGCGGCTGCGGCAAGTCGCTGCCCTTCGCGGAGATCGAGCACAACGATACCTGGCGCATCGTCGAGGATATCGAGCGGCTGCGCACGATGTGCGGGCACGAGAAATGGCAGGTGTTCGGCGGAAGCTGGGGCGCGACCCTGGCGCTCGCCTATGCCCAGGCCTACCCCGACCGGACCAGCGAACTCGTGCTGCGCGGGGTGTTCCTCGGCCGCCGGAAGGAGAAAGCCTGGCTCTACTCCTACGGCGCGAGCGAGATTATGGCCGAGCAGTGGGACGCCTTCTCCGGCCTGATTCCCGCCGATGAGCGCGACGATCTGGTCGCGGCCTATCACCGGCGGCTGACGAGCGACGACGAACAGATCCGCCTCGCCGCGGCGCGCGAATGGTCGTTATGGGAAGGCAGCGTCGCCACGCTCCTGCCCGACGAGAGCCTGCTCGATACCTTTGCCGACCCGTCCAAGGCCCTGCCCTTCGCGCGCATCTGCGCCCGTTTCTTCCTGCAGGATTTCTTCCTGGAAGAAGGGCAATTGCTGGCCAATGCGGACCGGCTGAAGGGCATTCCGGGCATCATCGTCCAGGGCCGGCACGATATCTGCACCCCGCCCACCTCCGCCTGGGCACTGAAGAAGGCCTGGCCGGAAGCGGACCTGTGGATCGTCCACGACGGCGGCCATTCCGCCAGCGAACCGGGCATCGTCGACGGGCTGGTCCGGGCGACCGACCGGTTCGCCGGCAAGGCGGCCTGA
- a CDS encoding phosphodiester glycosidase family protein codes for MRPNRLLVLAACVATALTGCGQQPEGEPVIRTEIGSGVAENDSEPAPAAEPSPTPAPAIASACESTTFEGAALTHCVADPARHRIVTALGPADGAPYRGFAAFAARRAADAAPVAFAMNGGMYDGEGKPIGYYVENGNRLKELNRADGPGNFHLKPNGVFYGTGGKWQIRTADDFYANVADRPQFGTQSGPMLVIDGKLHPKIAEDGPSKAVRNGVGIDAAGRAHFVISEEPISFGVLARYFRDQLKTPDALFLDGNVSALWDPARKRMDSGSRFGPMLVVEEKD; via the coding sequence GTGAGGCCGAACCGCCTTCTCGTTCTGGCCGCCTGTGTGGCCACTGCCCTGACCGGTTGCGGACAGCAGCCGGAAGGCGAGCCCGTGATCCGAACCGAAATCGGCAGCGGTGTCGCCGAAAACGACAGCGAGCCTGCCCCTGCGGCCGAGCCAAGCCCGACCCCTGCGCCGGCGATTGCCTCCGCTTGCGAAAGCACGACCTTCGAAGGGGCCGCGCTTACCCATTGCGTCGCCGATCCCGCGCGGCACCGGATCGTGACCGCGCTGGGCCCCGCCGACGGCGCGCCCTATCGTGGCTTTGCCGCGTTCGCGGCCAGGCGCGCGGCCGATGCCGCGCCGGTCGCCTTCGCCATGAATGGCGGGATGTACGACGGCGAAGGCAAGCCGATCGGATACTATGTCGAGAACGGCAACCGGCTGAAGGAACTGAACCGGGCCGACGGGCCGGGCAACTTCCACCTTAAGCCCAACGGCGTGTTCTACGGCACCGGCGGCAAGTGGCAGATCCGCACGGCGGACGATTTTTACGCCAATGTCGCCGACCGCCCCCAGTTCGGCACTCAGAGCGGCCCGATGCTGGTGATCGATGGCAAGCTGCACCCGAAGATCGCCGAGGATGGACCGAGCAAGGCCGTGCGCAACGGGGTCGGCATCGACGCGGCCGGGCGCGCGCATTTCGTCATTTCCGAAGAGCCGATCTCGTTCGGGGTGCTCGCGCGCTATTTTCGCGATCAGCTCAAGACGCCCGACGCCCTGTTCCTCGACGGCAACGTCAGCGCCCTGTGGGACCCGGCGCGCAAACGCATGGACAGCGGCAGCCGGTTCGGGCCCATGCTGGTGGTCGAAGAGAAGGACTGA
- a CDS encoding anthranilate synthase component II: MILVIDNYDSFTFNLVHYLMELGAEVRVERNDALSAAEAMASGAQGVLISPGPCTPNEAGISLDLVAACADAARPLLGVCLGHQAIGQHFGGRVVRGGLMHGKTSPVEHDGSGIFTGLPNPFTATRYHSLVVEDVPAALAINARSETPGLDGTCVMGFRHRDLPIHGVQFHPESIATDHGHALLANFLRLCGIEPRLPARAAA, encoded by the coding sequence ATGATACTGGTGATCGACAACTACGACAGCTTCACCTTCAACCTGGTCCATTACCTGATGGAACTGGGTGCCGAAGTGCGGGTGGAACGCAACGACGCGCTTTCCGCGGCCGAGGCGATGGCCAGCGGCGCGCAAGGCGTGCTGATCTCCCCCGGCCCCTGCACCCCGAACGAGGCCGGGATCAGCCTCGACCTCGTTGCCGCCTGCGCCGATGCGGCCCGGCCGCTGCTGGGCGTGTGCCTCGGCCATCAGGCGATCGGCCAGCATTTCGGCGGGCGCGTGGTGCGCGGCGGGCTGATGCACGGCAAGACGTCGCCGGTCGAACACGACGGGAGCGGCATCTTTACCGGCCTGCCCAACCCCTTCACCGCGACCCGCTATCACTCGCTGGTGGTGGAGGACGTACCCGCCGCGCTGGCGATCAACGCGCGTAGCGAGACGCCGGGCCTCGACGGCACCTGTGTGATGGGCTTCCGCCACCGCGACCTGCCGATCCACGGGGTCCAGTTCCATCCGGAGAGCATTGCCACCGATCACGGCCATGCCCTGCTCGCCAATTTCCTGCGCCTGTGCGGGATCGAGCCGCGCCTGCCGGCAAGGGCCGCGGCATGA
- the dnaN gene encoding DNA polymerase III subunit beta yields MKATIERATLLRCLSHVQSVVERRNTIPILSNVLIEAGDGGSLKVMATDLDLQVVENMAAASVDAPGAITVSAHLLFDIARKLPEGSQVSLETSENRMTVKAGRSRFQLPTLPRDDFPVIVEGDLPTSFEIPAKTLAELVDRTRFAISTEETRYYLNGIFLHVSEEDKPVLKAAATDGHRLARFTIDQPDGAQGMPDVIVPRKAVAELRKLLEESLDGNVQVDLSASKIRFTLGGEGGVVLTSKLIDGTFPDYSRVIPTGNDKLLKLDPRSLYEGVDRVATIATEKTRAVKMGLDQDKVTLSVTSPDNGTAAEEVPADYSADGFEIGFNANYLKDILSQIDSDTVELHLADAGAPTLIRQDANSPALYVLMPMRV; encoded by the coding sequence ATGAAGGCCACTATCGAACGCGCAACGCTCCTCAGGTGTCTCAGCCACGTGCAATCGGTGGTCGAGCGGCGCAATACGATCCCAATTCTGTCCAACGTCCTGATCGAAGCGGGCGATGGCGGATCGCTCAAGGTCATGGCGACCGACCTCGATTTGCAGGTGGTGGAGAACATGGCCGCCGCTTCGGTCGATGCGCCGGGTGCGATCACGGTTTCGGCGCACCTTCTGTTCGATATCGCCCGCAAGTTGCCCGAGGGCAGCCAGGTCAGCCTGGAGACGAGCGAAAATCGCATGACGGTCAAGGCCGGGCGCAGCCGGTTCCAGTTGCCCACCCTGCCGCGTGACGACTTTCCGGTCATCGTCGAAGGCGATCTGCCGACCAGTTTCGAGATTCCTGCGAAGACGTTGGCCGAACTGGTCGACCGCACCCGTTTTGCGATTTCGACCGAGGAGACGCGGTACTACCTCAACGGGATATTCCTGCACGTTTCGGAAGAAGACAAGCCGGTGCTGAAGGCAGCGGCGACCGATGGCCACCGGCTTGCCCGATTCACGATCGACCAGCCCGACGGCGCGCAGGGGATGCCCGACGTGATCGTTCCGCGCAAAGCGGTGGCAGAACTGCGCAAGCTGCTGGAAGAATCGCTGGACGGGAATGTCCAGGTCGATCTTTCGGCCAGCAAGATCCGCTTCACCCTCGGGGGCGAGGGGGGGGTCGTTCTGACCAGCAAACTGATCGACGGAACGTTTCCCGACTACAGCCGCGTGATTCCGACCGGAAACGACAAGCTGCTGAAGCTCGACCCGCGCAGCCTTTACGAAGGCGTCGACCGTGTTGCGACAATCGCCACGGAAAAGACGCGCGCAGTCAAGATGGGGCTGGATCAGGACAAGGTCACGCTGTCGGTCACCAGCCCGGACAATGGAACTGCTGCGGAAGAAGTCCCGGCGGATTATTCGGCCGACGGGTTCGAGATCGGCTTCAACGCCAATTATCTGAAAGATATCCTCAGCCAGATCGACAGCGACACGGTCGAACTGCACCTGGCCGATGCGGGCGCCCCGACTCTGATCCGCCAGGATGCGAACAGTCCGGCGCTCTACGTCCTGATGCCGATGCGGGTCTGA
- a CDS encoding peptidylprolyl isomerase, giving the protein MIQFFRRFFQSKLGIPLTLAFLALIAFAFASSDVANTGTFGGVAGGDRVAVVGGQKIDSADLVESARSALDRVREENPNISMEAFIAQGGLDDVLDQMIDRAAIAEYARRHGLRAGDNLVNSEIISIPAFRGASGEFDTATFRQALSARRISESAFRSDLSQGLLAQQLLVPAVFGAKAPDKLATRYAALLKERRRGSIAMLPSQAFAPKGAPEKAALEAFYTENRDDFIRPERRVIRYAAFGPEDLDTRIEPTAAEIAARYEEDSATYAASETRRLSQLIVPTQEAANTIRTRVGSGGSLETAAREAGFDVAELGPISQAELAAQSSADVARAAFAAERGAMAAPARSGLGWHVVRVDAVERTAARSLEQVRGEIADTMRAEKRQRALADLAASIEEQLTDGVSLGDIAQQLDVEIQTTRPLLATGSVYGAPNETAPEVLGPALDTAFQMIEGEPQLAEVARGETYLIFEASQIIESAAAPLAEIRDDVIAAWRQDRGAAAAKAAADRVLARVKDGASLSAAISEEETSLPSPEPVNLTRQQLAAFQGQFPAPLALLFSMAQGTTKKLEAPADNGWYVVDLDQIETGTVAADDPLLAQTRQELGPAIGSEYADQLRVALRKELGVERNATAIEAVRKQLLGQN; this is encoded by the coding sequence ATGATTCAGTTCTTTCGCAGATTCTTCCAGTCGAAGCTCGGCATTCCGCTGACGCTGGCTTTCCTTGCGCTGATCGCCTTTGCGTTCGCGAGCAGCGATGTCGCCAATACCGGCACGTTTGGCGGCGTGGCCGGCGGCGACCGGGTCGCGGTCGTCGGCGGGCAGAAGATCGATTCGGCCGACCTCGTGGAAAGCGCCCGCAGCGCGCTTGATCGCGTGCGGGAAGAAAATCCCAATATTTCGATGGAAGCGTTCATCGCGCAGGGCGGGCTCGACGACGTACTGGATCAGATGATCGACCGCGCCGCGATCGCCGAATATGCGCGGCGTCACGGTCTCCGCGCCGGGGATAACCTGGTGAACAGCGAGATTATCTCCATCCCGGCATTCCGCGGCGCCAGCGGCGAATTCGACACGGCCACGTTCCGTCAGGCATTGTCGGCGCGCAGGATCTCGGAATCGGCCTTCCGGTCCGATCTTTCGCAGGGCTTGCTGGCTCAGCAACTGCTGGTCCCGGCGGTTTTCGGCGCAAAGGCGCCCGACAAGCTGGCGACGCGCTACGCCGCGCTGCTGAAGGAGCGTCGTCGCGGCAGCATCGCGATGCTGCCGTCCCAGGCATTTGCCCCGAAGGGCGCGCCCGAGAAGGCCGCTCTGGAAGCATTCTACACCGAAAATCGTGACGATTTCATTCGACCCGAGCGGCGCGTCATTCGCTATGCGGCATTCGGCCCGGAAGATCTCGATACGCGGATCGAGCCGACCGCGGCTGAAATCGCCGCCAGGTATGAAGAAGACAGCGCGACTTACGCCGCCAGCGAAACGCGCCGCCTCAGCCAGTTGATCGTGCCGACGCAGGAAGCGGCGAACACCATTCGCACACGGGTCGGTTCCGGCGGATCGCTGGAAACGGCAGCGCGCGAAGCCGGCTTCGACGTTGCCGAACTCGGGCCGATCTCGCAGGCCGAACTGGCAGCGCAAAGCTCTGCCGACGTTGCGCGCGCTGCTTTCGCGGCTGAACGCGGTGCGATGGCCGCCCCGGCACGTAGCGGGCTTGGCTGGCACGTCGTGCGGGTCGATGCCGTCGAGCGGACTGCCGCGCGCAGCCTTGAACAGGTTCGCGGCGAAATCGCCGACACCATGCGGGCCGAAAAGCGCCAGCGCGCCCTGGCCGACCTTGCCGCCAGCATTGAAGAGCAGCTGACCGACGGCGTGTCGCTGGGCGACATTGCGCAGCAGCTCGACGTCGAGATTCAGACCACGCGGCCATTGCTTGCCACCGGGAGCGTGTACGGCGCCCCGAACGAAACTGCCCCCGAAGTGCTCGGCCCCGCACTCGACACCGCATTTCAGATGATCGAAGGCGAACCGCAACTGGCGGAAGTTGCGCGCGGTGAAACCTATCTGATCTTCGAAGCGAGCCAGATCATCGAATCGGCAGCGGCTCCGCTGGCCGAAATTCGCGACGACGTGATCGCCGCCTGGCGGCAGGATCGCGGGGCCGCCGCGGCCAAGGCTGCAGCGGACCGGGTGCTCGCGCGGGTCAAGGACGGCGCTTCGCTGTCAGCTGCGATTTCGGAAGAGGAAACGTCTCTTCCCTCGCCCGAACCGGTCAACCTGACCCGCCAGCAGCTGGCCGCTTTCCAGGGCCAGTTCCCGGCTCCGCTGGCTCTGCTGTTCAGCATGGCGCAGGGTACGACCAAGAAGCTGGAAGCGCCCGCCGACAATGGCTGGTACGTCGTCGATCTGGACCAGATCGAAACCGGCACAGTCGCCGCCGACGATCCGCTGCTCGCGCAGACCAGGCAGGAGCTGGGCCCCGCCATCGGCAGCGAATACGCAGATCAGCTTCGGGTGGCTTTGCGCAAGGAACTGGGCGTGGAGCGCAATGCAACCGCGATCGAGGCCGTGCGCAAACAACTTCTCGGGCAGAACTGA